One Halolamina litorea genomic window carries:
- the argH gene encoding argininosuccinate lyase has translation MSGDTGGNAETVVRRERFAGGPARSFMSSLDADTRIFAADLAVDRAHTVMLAEQGIIGDDDAGAILDALDTVEDAGHDALPEGEDVHEAIESAVVADVGPAGGRMHTARSRNDEVAACIRYRFREDLLDAAEATLDLRGALLDAAAAETETVVPGFTHRQHAQPTTVGHLLASYAGAVARDTDRLLAAYERTNRSPLGAAAFAGTTFDVDRGRTADLLGFHDTIENAADAVTARDFLIEGCGAFAALSATLSGLSTDLIEGAKDGHVDLDDAYASTSSIMPQKKNPDSLELVRAVAGDAVGDLTGLLTTLKGLPRAYNRDLQRATPHAWDAVDITTEATEVAAGAVATADWDAAACAADAGAGFSTATGVADALAAAGLPFRTAHELVAESVTTIDDGATVDDQIDALAAAADAVLDEPLSAYVDDETLADLLSPAGSVAARDSHGGPAASAVEDSLTRLRETYDDHAAAVDAHREGLAAADERLAAEVADYV, from the coding sequence ATGTCCGGGGACACGGGCGGGAACGCCGAGACCGTCGTCCGCCGCGAGCGCTTCGCCGGCGGCCCGGCACGCTCGTTCATGTCGAGTCTCGACGCCGACACGCGCATCTTCGCGGCCGACCTCGCGGTCGACCGTGCCCACACGGTGATGCTGGCCGAGCAGGGGATCATCGGCGACGACGACGCCGGCGCCATCCTCGATGCGCTCGACACGGTCGAGGACGCCGGCCACGACGCGCTCCCCGAGGGCGAGGACGTACACGAGGCCATCGAGTCGGCGGTCGTCGCCGACGTGGGTCCCGCCGGCGGGCGCATGCACACCGCGCGATCGCGCAACGACGAGGTGGCGGCCTGTATCCGCTATCGCTTCCGCGAGGACCTCCTCGACGCCGCCGAGGCGACGCTGGACCTCCGCGGCGCGCTTCTCGACGCCGCGGCCGCGGAGACCGAGACCGTGGTCCCAGGGTTCACCCACCGCCAGCACGCCCAGCCGACCACCGTCGGCCACCTGCTCGCGTCCTACGCCGGCGCCGTCGCGCGCGACACCGACCGCCTGCTCGCGGCGTACGAACGCACGAACCGCTCGCCGCTCGGCGCCGCCGCCTTCGCCGGCACCACCTTCGACGTGGACCGCGGGCGCACCGCCGACCTGCTGGGGTTCCACGACACCATCGAGAACGCCGCCGACGCCGTCACCGCGCGCGACTTCCTGATCGAGGGCTGTGGGGCGTTCGCCGCGCTGTCGGCGACGCTTTCGGGACTCTCGACGGACCTGATCGAGGGCGCGAAGGACGGCCACGTCGATCTGGACGACGCCTACGCCTCGACCTCCTCGATCATGCCCCAGAAGAAGAACCCCGACTCGCTGGAGTTGGTCCGCGCCGTCGCCGGCGACGCCGTCGGCGACCTCACGGGGCTGCTGACGACGCTGAAGGGGCTCCCCCGCGCGTACAACCGCGACCTACAGCGTGCCACGCCCCACGCGTGGGACGCGGTGGACATCACTACCGAGGCGACCGAGGTCGCCGCCGGTGCGGTCGCCACCGCCGACTGGGACGCCGCGGCCTGCGCGGCCGATGCCGGCGCCGGCTTCTCGACGGCGACGGGCGTCGCCGACGCGCTCGCGGCCGCGGGGCTGCCGTTCCGTACCGCACACGAACTCGTGGCCGAGTCCGTGACGACGATCGACGACGGCGCCACGGTCGACGACCAGATCGACGCGCTCGCCGCGGCCGCCGACGCGGTGCTCGACGAGCCGCTCTCGGCCTACGTCGACGACGAGACGCTCGCGGACCTGCTCTCGCCGGCCGGGAGCGTCGCCGCGCGCGACTCCCACGGCGGCCCGGCGGCGTCGGCGGTCGAAGACTCGCTCACCCGGCTCCGTGAGACGTACGACGACCACGCCGCCGCCGTCGACGCCCACCGTGAAGGGCTGGCAGCGGCGGACGAACGCCTCGCCGCGGAGGTGGCCGACTATGTCTGA
- a CDS encoding argininosuccinate synthase, which yields MTKVALAFSGGLDTTVCVPLLKEEYGYDDVVAVTVDVGQPEAEFAEARETADALGLDIHVVDATEEFASLCFDSVRANATYQGYPLGTALARPVIAEAILEVAEAEDCDAIAHGCTGKGNDQLRFETVWRGSDLEVIAPVRELGLTREWEVEYAAERDLPVEAGNEGEWSIDTNLWSRSVEGGDLEDPSHVPSEDIYDWTETPSGGEELVEITFEDGYPVALDGEALEPVELIETLNELAGAHGVGRTDMLEDRMLGLKVRENYEHPAATVLLTAHEGLEQYVFTKTERDFKPQIDQQWAEQAYRGLVFSPLTESLNGYLDASQSKVTGTVTVKLQGGHVRPVARESEYGVYSENAASFNTETVDGIEQADATGVAKYHGFQERLANDVAANAETETEPEKTTLSTDGGE from the coding sequence ATGACGAAAGTCGCACTCGCGTTCAGCGGTGGTCTCGACACCACCGTCTGTGTACCGCTACTGAAAGAGGAGTACGGCTACGACGACGTCGTCGCCGTGACCGTCGACGTGGGCCAGCCCGAAGCCGAGTTCGCCGAGGCCCGCGAAACCGCCGACGCCCTCGGCCTCGACATCCACGTCGTCGACGCCACCGAGGAGTTCGCGTCGCTCTGTTTCGACTCGGTACGCGCGAACGCCACCTACCAGGGCTACCCGCTCGGGACCGCGCTCGCGCGCCCCGTGATCGCCGAAGCCATCCTCGAGGTCGCCGAGGCGGAGGACTGCGACGCCATCGCCCACGGCTGCACCGGGAAGGGGAACGACCAACTCCGCTTCGAGACGGTCTGGCGCGGCTCGGACCTCGAAGTCATCGCCCCCGTGCGCGAACTCGGCCTGACCCGCGAGTGGGAGGTCGAGTACGCCGCCGAGCGTGACCTGCCCGTCGAGGCCGGCAACGAGGGTGAGTGGAGCATCGACACGAACCTCTGGTCCCGTTCGGTCGAGGGCGGCGACCTCGAAGATCCGAGCCACGTCCCGAGCGAGGACATCTACGACTGGACCGAGACGCCCAGCGGCGGCGAGGAGCTGGTCGAAATCACGTTCGAGGACGGCTACCCCGTCGCGCTCGACGGTGAGGCGCTGGAGCCGGTCGAACTGATCGAGACACTCAACGAACTGGCGGGCGCCCACGGCGTCGGCCGCACGGACATGCTCGAGGACCGCATGCTCGGGCTGAAGGTACGCGAGAACTACGAGCACCCGGCGGCGACGGTCCTGCTCACGGCCCACGAGGGGCTGGAGCAGTACGTGTTCACGAAGACCGAGCGCGACTTCAAGCCCCAGATCGACCAGCAGTGGGCCGAACAGGCCTACCGCGGGCTGGTGTTCTCCCCGCTGACCGAGAGCCTGAACGGCTACCTCGACGCCTCCCAGTCGAAAGTCACCGGCACGGTGACGGTGAAGCTACAGGGCGGGCACGTCCGCCCGGTCGCCCGCGAGTCCGAGTACGGCGTCTACTCCGAGAACGCCGCCTCGTTCAACACCGAAACCGTCGACGGCATCGAGCAGGCCGACGCGACCGGCGTGGCGAAGTACCACGGCTTCCAGGAGCGTCTGGCCAACGACGTGGCCGCGAACGCCGAAACCGAGACCGAACCGGAGAAAACCACGCTATCGACCGACGGCGGGGAGTAG
- a CDS encoding PLP-dependent aminotransferase family protein, with amino-acid sequence MTEQAREERFDHLFATTVRERLGDPGYTAGASPDAPDAVPLTYGFPYPDSFPEAALRDAVDTVLEEEGSDVLQYGGGEYVDRLHEGILGRERRRGIDATRDELLLTNGATAALDAVGATFLDPGDEVLVESPSFMWSLAVLDNHGAELTGVDLDSDGLDPDALEATLEAREAAGEPTPKLLYTIPEFQNPTGATLTHERRERVLELAEEYDFLVVADDAYGELRFSGESPPPLAALDDSGRVIRLGTVSKTIAPGVRTGWIVAHEALIEQMSRMAAGGTNTFTQSVLGRYFDAGHYQQTLDELLEGYEERRDAMLDALGRHLPAGSTWTEPEGGFFLWITLPEGVDAEAMLPLAAEEGVTYLPGERFYAADGKGTRSLRVSFSHVSPEELEAGIAALGRAAEASLQ; translated from the coding sequence ATGACCGAGCAAGCACGCGAAGAGCGGTTCGATCACCTGTTCGCGACGACGGTCCGCGAGCGCCTGGGCGACCCCGGCTACACGGCCGGCGCTTCGCCCGACGCGCCCGACGCCGTGCCCCTGACCTACGGCTTCCCCTACCCCGACTCGTTCCCCGAGGCGGCGCTCCGTGACGCCGTCGACACCGTCCTCGAAGAGGAGGGATCGGACGTGCTCCAGTACGGCGGCGGCGAGTACGTCGATCGCCTCCACGAGGGAATCCTCGGCCGCGAACGCCGCCGCGGCATCGACGCCACTCGGGACGAACTGCTGCTCACGAACGGTGCGACCGCCGCGCTCGACGCCGTCGGCGCGACGTTCCTCGATCCCGGCGACGAGGTGCTGGTGGAGTCGCCGTCGTTCATGTGGAGCCTCGCGGTGCTCGACAACCATGGCGCCGAACTCACCGGTGTCGACCTCGATTCGGACGGCCTCGACCCCGACGCGCTGGAGGCGACCCTCGAAGCCCGCGAGGCCGCGGGCGAGCCGACCCCGAAACTGCTCTACACGATCCCTGAGTTCCAGAACCCGACGGGGGCGACGCTGACCCACGAGCGCCGTGAGCGCGTGCTCGAACTCGCCGAGGAGTACGACTTCCTCGTCGTCGCCGACGATGCCTACGGCGAACTCCGCTTTTCCGGGGAGTCGCCGCCGCCGCTGGCCGCACTCGACGACTCGGGCCGGGTGATCCGGCTGGGAACCGTCTCGAAAACCATCGCGCCGGGCGTGCGGACCGGTTGGATCGTCGCTCACGAGGCCCTGATCGAGCAGATGAGTCGCATGGCCGCCGGCGGCACCAACACGTTCACCCAGAGCGTGCTCGGGCGCTACTTCGACGCCGGCCACTACCAGCAGACGCTTGACGAACTGCTCGAGGGCTACGAGGAGCGCCGCGACGCGATGCTCGACGCGCTCGGACGGCACCTCCCGGCCGGTTCGACGTGGACCGAGCCCGAAGGCGGCTTCTTCCTCTGGATCACCCTCCCCGAGGGCGTCGACGCCGAAGCGATGCTCCCGCTGGCGGCCGAGGAGGGCGTGACCTACCTCCCCGGCGAGCGGTTCTACGCCGCCGACGGGAAGGGCACGCGCTCGCTGCGGGTGTCGTTCAGCCACGTCTCGCCCGAAGAACTGGAAGCGGGCATCGCCGCACTCGGCCGCGCGGCCGAGGCGTCACTGCAGTAA
- the lhgO gene encoding L-2-hydroxyglutarate oxidase, translating into MMRHDVAVVGGGCVGLSVAKHLAESTDLDVAVLEKEHHLASHQSGRNSGVLHPGFNYEPGSTKARFAAEGTARMKEYCAEHDVSCEEWGVLVVAKSDSEERRLHELADQAESNGVAYELFDSPAAIREHEPYAEGQAALYAPEAASVDSEQYVYALAKEARKLGVTVYTGYEVESIEHATEGYRLDTSNGRFDVSLLVNAAGLHADTLAHQVGVGEGYQVVPFRGEYYEVRPERAELCETMIYPTPDPELPFLGVHYTRRADGKVIVGPNAVLAFGREAYENTDLNPGELFETLTFGGFRRLLASKKMLGVAWDELNKSYRKAMFVAAAQRLVPDVRADDLHKSYAGIRAQLVSEEGELVKDPLFVERDDAVHVLNAVSPGLTCSLPFGEHIAETIAAKR; encoded by the coding sequence ATGATGCGCCACGATGTCGCGGTTGTCGGCGGCGGCTGTGTCGGACTCTCGGTCGCGAAACACCTCGCGGAGTCGACGGACCTCGACGTGGCCGTTCTGGAGAAGGAACACCACCTCGCCAGCCACCAGAGCGGCCGGAACTCCGGCGTGCTCCACCCCGGCTTCAACTACGAACCGGGGTCGACGAAGGCCCGTTTTGCCGCGGAGGGGACCGCGCGGATGAAGGAGTACTGCGCCGAGCACGACGTCTCGTGTGAGGAGTGGGGCGTGCTCGTCGTCGCCAAGAGCGACAGCGAGGAGCGTCGCCTCCACGAACTGGCCGACCAGGCCGAGTCGAACGGCGTCGCCTACGAACTGTTCGACTCCCCCGCGGCGATCCGAGAGCACGAACCCTACGCCGAGGGGCAGGCCGCGCTGTACGCGCCGGAGGCCGCCTCCGTCGACTCCGAGCAGTACGTCTACGCGCTCGCGAAGGAGGCCCGGAAGCTGGGGGTCACGGTCTACACCGGCTACGAGGTCGAGTCGATCGAACACGCGACCGAGGGCTACCGCCTCGACACCAGCAACGGCCGGTTCGACGTATCGCTGCTGGTCAACGCTGCGGGGCTCCACGCCGACACGCTCGCCCATCAGGTCGGCGTCGGCGAGGGGTACCAAGTGGTCCCGTTCCGCGGCGAGTACTACGAGGTTCGACCCGAGCGAGCCGAGCTCTGTGAGACGATGATTTACCCGACGCCGGACCCCGAACTCCCCTTCCTCGGCGTCCACTACACCCGGCGCGCCGACGGGAAGGTGATCGTCGGCCCCAACGCGGTGCTCGCGTTCGGCCGCGAGGCGTACGAGAACACCGACCTGAACCCGGGCGAACTGTTCGAGACGCTCACCTTCGGGGGGTTCCGGAGACTGCTCGCCTCGAAGAAGATGCTCGGGGTCGCGTGGGACGAACTCAACAAGTCCTACCGCAAGGCGATGTTCGTCGCTGCCGCCCAGCGGTTGGTGCCGGACGTGCGGGCCGACGACCTTCACAAGAGCTACGCCGGCATCCGCGCGCAGTTGGTGAGCGAGGAGGGCGAACTCGTGAAGGACCCCCTGTTCGTCGAGCGCGACGACGCCGTCCACGTCCTCAACGCCGTTTCGCCGGGGCTGACCTGCTCGCTGCCGTTCGGCGAACACATCGCGGAGACGATCGCGGCGAAACGCTGA
- a CDS encoding helix-turn-helix domain-containing protein, translating to MSSILEVSIDSEDFVLGRTLNVDFDVTITLEEVIPTGNRAMPYFWVSGKSLDEFEESIESDPTVEEIHQHLRLTDSALYRAQWAEQVQSLLYSIAEEEGTILDGVGSSGTWQFTLRFPDRESLSNFRQRCGELHISLDVQRVYSVSADQIDMEYGLTSKQRDTLITALEMGYFHVPRETTQQELAEELGIQSSSTSETLRRATAELIANTLLEKRTV from the coding sequence ATGAGCAGTATCCTCGAAGTGTCCATCGACTCCGAGGACTTCGTCCTCGGGCGGACACTGAACGTGGATTTCGACGTGACGATCACCTTAGAGGAGGTGATCCCGACGGGGAACCGCGCCATGCCGTACTTCTGGGTCTCGGGGAAGTCACTCGACGAGTTCGAGGAGTCCATCGAGAGCGACCCGACCGTCGAGGAGATCCACCAACACCTCCGGCTGACGGACTCGGCGCTCTACCGTGCCCAGTGGGCCGAACAGGTCCAGAGCCTCCTGTACAGCATCGCCGAGGAGGAGGGAACGATTCTCGACGGCGTCGGCTCCTCGGGGACGTGGCAGTTCACGCTCCGCTTCCCCGACCGGGAGAGCCTCTCGAACTTCCGGCAGCGCTGTGGCGAACTCCACATCTCGCTGGACGTACAGCGGGTCTACTCCGTCTCCGCCGACCAGATCGACATGGAGTACGGCCTCACGAGCAAGCAACGGGACACCCTCATCACCGCACTGGAGATGGGCTACTTCCACGTCCCCCGCGAGACCACCCAGCAGGAACTCGCGGAGGAACTCGGGATCCAGAGTTCCTCCACCAGCGAGACGCTCCGGCGAGCGACCGCCGAACTGATCGCCAACACCTTGCTCGAGAAGCGGACGGTATAG
- a CDS encoding sensor histidine kinase produces the protein MSGDIEGVPTSGAGANGVGGVRARVAAAAVSTVGIALLGVPAFDIWDDASNLGWGLAATVVENSVLIVLASVLVGGGIWLFRRDWADGDVVLTARWTLGGAVVTTGVYALVILLQLDAMGEVKPYVLAADGVLMASVAAFGVGLYDVRRRRSRRELRTERDRFRSFFDGTEARIVTVFHRDGELRARDANPAFDDTFTVGFDELLDAAEPTDDSRFDREQFVGATLRHEPYREEIHVPPSKLTAAARDEDDERLTEGRYYDFRTVHVAEDETFVVFPDITAGKEREQLLGERTERLAREKSERERTLEERTNQLEFLHSLLRHDVQNGMMVIDSRAEIMRDELDGRNEEFATTVLTRAREISDQIDRIRTALNTLTDGTDTEPVDLSGLLERRIETFRNNYPEVTVDARIDAGLRAEADDIFDDVVANLLRNAVEHNDKEQVQIEVSATDAGDEVRVEVADNGPGIPAAERDQVFRRGVSNAKAGGPGGSGFGLFFIDTMIESYGGAVHVEDNDPEGARFVLTLPKGETTFDG, from the coding sequence ATGAGTGGGGACATTGAGGGGGTGCCGACGAGCGGCGCCGGCGCGAACGGCGTCGGCGGGGTCCGTGCACGAGTCGCCGCCGCCGCGGTCAGTACGGTCGGCATCGCGTTGCTCGGCGTGCCGGCGTTCGACATCTGGGACGACGCGAGCAACCTCGGCTGGGGGCTCGCGGCGACGGTGGTCGAGAACTCGGTGCTGATCGTGCTCGCGTCGGTGTTGGTCGGCGGGGGGATCTGGCTGTTCAGGCGGGACTGGGCCGACGGTGACGTGGTACTCACCGCCCGGTGGACGCTCGGTGGCGCGGTCGTTACTACCGGGGTCTACGCCCTCGTCATCCTCCTCCAGTTGGACGCGATGGGGGAGGTGAAACCGTACGTGCTCGCCGCCGACGGCGTGTTGATGGCCTCGGTCGCCGCGTTCGGCGTCGGCCTCTACGACGTTCGCCGCCGGCGAAGTCGCCGGGAACTGCGCACCGAACGCGACCGCTTCCGCTCGTTCTTCGACGGGACCGAGGCCCGAATCGTCACGGTGTTCCACCGCGACGGGGAGCTTCGGGCCCGCGACGCCAACCCCGCCTTCGACGACACGTTCACCGTGGGGTTCGACGAACTCCTCGACGCCGCCGAGCCGACCGACGACAGCCGGTTCGACCGCGAACAGTTCGTCGGCGCGACGCTCCGTCACGAGCCGTACCGGGAGGAGATCCACGTCCCGCCGTCGAAGCTGACTGCCGCCGCCCGTGACGAGGACGACGAGCGGCTGACCGAGGGACGGTACTACGACTTCCGGACCGTCCACGTCGCCGAGGACGAGACGTTCGTCGTGTTCCCGGACATCACCGCCGGCAAGGAGCGCGAACAGCTACTCGGCGAGCGAACCGAGCGGTTGGCCCGCGAGAAGTCCGAGCGCGAGCGAACCCTGGAGGAGCGTACCAACCAACTGGAGTTCCTCCACTCGCTGTTGCGCCACGACGTCCAGAACGGGATGATGGTGATCGACTCCCGGGCGGAGATCATGCGGGACGAACTGGACGGACGCAACGAGGAGTTCGCCACGACCGTCCTGACACGGGCCCGCGAGATCTCCGACCAGATCGACCGGATCCGGACCGCGCTCAACACGCTCACCGACGGCACCGACACCGAGCCGGTCGACCTCTCCGGGCTGCTGGAACGGCGGATCGAGACCTTCCGGAACAACTACCCCGAGGTCACCGTCGACGCGCGGATCGACGCCGGGCTACGGGCGGAGGCCGACGACATCTTCGACGACGTGGTGGCGAACCTGCTCCGCAACGCGGTCGAGCACAACGACAAGGAGCAGGTCCAGATCGAGGTGTCGGCGACCGACGCCGGCGACGAGGTGCGCGTCGAAGTCGCGGACAACGGCCCGGGCATCCCCGCCGCGGAGCGCGACCAGGTGTTCCGCCGCGGCGTCTCGAACGCCAAAGCCGGCGGACCCGGCGGCTCGGGCTTCGGCCTCTTCTTCATCGACACGATGATCGAGAGCTACGGCGGGGCCGTCCACGTCGAGGACAACGACCCCGAGGGCGCGCGGTTCGTCCTCACCCTCCCGAAAGGTGAGACGACGTTCGACGGCTAA
- a CDS encoding response regulator transcription factor translates to MDQSDPPVVLAVDDDDDVRTTYELWLNRDWEVRTASGGEEALEELDPAVDVVLLDRMMPGLSGRDVLAAIGDREADPQVVMMTAVDPGLDIVEMPFDSYVTKPVDRDELNDTVDTMLERREYDDRLQAYYALVEKRATLEAENTESALQDDERYHELGDRIEELEGELHAEMGDMDTAEFAALLDDVV, encoded by the coding sequence ATGGATCAGTCTGATCCACCCGTCGTGCTCGCCGTCGACGACGACGACGACGTGCGGACCACCTACGAGCTCTGGCTGAACCGCGACTGGGAGGTCCGAACCGCCTCGGGCGGCGAGGAGGCCCTCGAGGAACTCGACCCCGCCGTCGACGTGGTGCTGCTCGACCGCATGATGCCCGGGCTCTCGGGCCGGGACGTGCTCGCGGCGATAGGGGACCGCGAGGCCGACCCGCAGGTGGTGATGATGACCGCCGTCGACCCCGGTCTCGACATCGTCGAGATGCCGTTCGACTCCTACGTGACCAAACCGGTCGACCGTGACGAACTCAACGACACCGTCGACACCATGCTGGAGCGTCGGGAGTACGACGACCGGCTGCAGGCCTACTACGCGCTTGTCGAGAAGCGGGCGACGCTCGAAGCCGAGAACACCGAGTCGGCACTGCAGGACGACGAGCGCTACCACGAACTCGGCGACCGGATCGAGGAACTGGAGGGCGAACTCCACGCGGAGATGGGCGACATGGACACCGCGGAGTTCGCCGCGCTGCTCGACGACGTGGTCTGA
- a CDS encoding M20/M25/M40 family metallo-hydrolase yields MSAEARQFVDDHEDDQLADLFDLLSQPSVSATGEGVAECVELVQELCETYGFDETMRIETPGQPAVIARADADERAVAGDEAPTIFVYGHYDVQPADPDEWTTPPFDPTIREGPDGRDRIYARGAGDNKGQWFSHLCAVRALRETTGLPCNVTLLLEGEEESGSPNLDGVVREYADVFADADLAYVADGPIDASGRPHVLMGARGMQYVQVDVTGPNRDLHSGNYGGPVPNPAWELVRIVASLKDETGRVTIDGFYDDVRPIDEQDREALDAMPFDAEAVMADLDIHAFAEGPGDSYLEKLLYYPTCNICGFSSGYGGEGSKTVLPSTATLKMDMRLVADQDPEAIYDAFEAHVHEHATGVCDVEVTKMGQMYPQRTALDHPVRKPVMDAVAAAWATDPILKPTLGGSLPTAVFERELGLPCVTVPYANEDENNHSPDENLALDCFRSGILTSVELFSGLPQ; encoded by the coding sequence ATGAGCGCCGAGGCGCGCCAGTTCGTCGACGACCACGAGGACGACCAGCTCGCGGACCTCTTCGACCTCCTCTCCCAGCCGTCGGTCAGCGCGACCGGCGAGGGCGTCGCGGAGTGTGTCGAGTTGGTACAGGAGCTCTGTGAGACGTACGGCTTCGACGAGACGATGCGCATCGAGACGCCCGGCCAGCCGGCGGTGATCGCTCGGGCCGACGCCGACGAACGCGCCGTGGCCGGCGACGAGGCGCCGACCATCTTCGTCTACGGCCACTACGACGTGCAGCCGGCCGACCCGGACGAGTGGACGACGCCGCCGTTCGACCCGACGATCCGCGAGGGCCCGGACGGCCGTGATCGGATCTACGCGCGCGGTGCCGGCGACAACAAGGGCCAGTGGTTCTCACATCTCTGTGCGGTCCGTGCGCTGCGGGAGACGACCGGTCTGCCCTGCAACGTCACGCTCCTGCTGGAGGGCGAGGAGGAGAGCGGCAGCCCGAACCTCGACGGGGTTGTCCGGGAGTACGCCGACGTGTTCGCCGACGCCGACCTCGCGTACGTCGCCGACGGCCCCATCGACGCCTCGGGCCGCCCGCACGTCCTGATGGGCGCCCGCGGGATGCAGTACGTCCAAGTCGACGTGACGGGGCCGAACCGCGACCTCCACTCGGGGAACTACGGCGGCCCGGTCCCAAACCCCGCGTGGGAGTTGGTCCGGATCGTCGCCTCGCTCAAAGACGAGACCGGCCGGGTGACCATCGACGGCTTCTACGACGACGTGCGCCCGATCGACGAGCAGGACCGCGAGGCCCTCGACGCGATGCCGTTCGACGCCGAGGCGGTCATGGCCGACCTCGACATCCACGCCTTCGCCGAGGGGCCCGGCGATAGCTACCTCGAGAAACTGCTCTACTACCCCACCTGCAACATCTGTGGGTTCTCCTCGGGCTACGGCGGGGAGGGGAGCAAGACCGTCCTGCCCTCGACGGCGACGCTGAAGATGGACATGCGCCTCGTCGCCGATCAGGACCCGGAAGCGATCTACGACGCCTTCGAGGCTCACGTCCACGAGCACGCCACCGGCGTCTGTGACGTCGAGGTCACGAAGATGGGTCAGATGTACCCCCAGCGGACCGCGCTTGACCACCCGGTTCGGAAGCCGGTGATGGACGCCGTCGCCGCCGCGTGGGCGACCGATCCGATCCTGAAGCCGACCCTCGGCGGGTCGCTCCCGACGGCGGTGTTCGAGCGTGAACTGGGCCTGCCCTGCGTGACGGTGCCCTACGCGAACGAGGACGAGAACAACCACTCGCCCGACGAGAACCTCGCGCTCGACTGCTTCCGGAGCGGGATCCTGACGAGCGTCGAACTGTTCTCGGGGCTTCCCCAGTAG